The following nucleotide sequence is from Candidatus Korarchaeota archaeon NZ13-K.
GTGGGCTTACAGAGCCACCCTGAGCTTTCAAACACCACCCGGAATGGCTGTGATGGGTGGTAGCAGCTTCGAGCTGGGAGATCTGGCTCCGGGTAGGATGATCTCAATCCCCGTGAACCTGAGCCTGAGTTCCTTGGAGTCAGGACCGGTTCAGGTCCTGGCGACCTTGGAATGGCTTGACTCCGGGGGCGAGCGGAGGACGTCGTCATCCACACTGGGCTTCTACGTGAGGGTCCCACCCGGACCCTATCTGGTGGCCCTATCTGATACTAGGGTGCTCAAACCCGGGGTTCCAGAGCCAGTGGGGATCATTCTCAAGAACGAGGGGCAAGAGATTGCTAGGAGAGTTAGAGCGAACTTGGTTCCATCTAAGGATCTGGCTCTACTCTCCGAGACCGGGTTTGACCTCGGAGACCTGGGGCCCGGGGATGCTAAGGGGGTATCAATACTGTTATATGCAGCGAACGTCAGCTACGGGAGCCTCATCCTGACCCTAGAGCTGAATTACTTGGATGAGCACGACTCAGTCAGGAGCCAGATGATCCCGCTATCCTTCATAACGGAGCCCCCCAAGCAGCCCCTCCTGACGCTGATTCCGCTGAACTCTGAGATCGAGACCGATGAGGCCACCGAGCTCTCCATCAAGGTGAGGAACGAGGGTGGAATTGCTAAGGATCTGAGGATAGAGCTGGTCTTTCCGTCACCCGAGGTGGGCTCGGTTGTCGGCACCGGGAGGGCTTACATAGATGCGCTCGACAGGGGAGAGTATGCCGTGAGGAACTTCACGGTGTACATCTCCCCCCAGGTCTACGGGGCCGTTCAGCTCATAGCGAGATTGAGCTACTTGGATGATGCTGGGATCGAGCACCTGGACATCACCACGCTCGGCCTGAAGGCCTCGGGTCGGCCGAGGGTGGAGGTGGCCCATGTATCGACGGTGCCGACTCCCCTCTACCCTGGAGATTCGAGCGTCAAGTTGATAGTCTTGGTAACGAATCTGGGCAACTACGTGGCCAAGGACCTGAGGTTGAACTTAACATCCCTTCCTAGCTCGGTGAAGCCCTCCTACTCCGGATCCGATAGTTTTCTCATTCCCGCGCTACCTCCCGGCCAGACCGCGGAGGCCAGGTTCCTGCTGGACGTGGAGGAGGGAGCCGAGCCCGGGAGGTACGATCTGAAGCTCGTCTCGAAGTACGGTGAGACAGAGCTCCCATTACAGATAGATGAGAAGGCCAGATTCAAGCTGGTGGAGTTCATTGCTTCCGGCAAGCCCAGGCCCGGTGATAGGGGGGTCAGGCTGTCCCTAGTCCTGAGGAATGAGGCCAAAGCTGATGCCAGCGATGTCGTGATCGAGATCATAACGCCCTACCTGACGGGAACGACTTCGCTGGCTCTTGGGGACATTCCAGGCAGGAGCAACGCATCGGCCGTGATGGAAGTGGATGTAGATAAGCAGGCTCCTTTGGAGGTCCCGCTGGACATCAGGGTGAAGTGGAAGCAGGAGGGAAGGAGCCTCTCTCAAACGATAAAGACGACATTATCCCTTCAAAAGGAGGAGGGTATTGGCGCGTCATCGATAGCAGTCATCACAGCAGTCATGACGCTCCTCTCAGTGATTCTCCTCCTTAGGAGAAGGATCAGCCTCTCGAAGCTCTTCTCACCATCCCATAGTGAACAAGAGCCCTCATAGCCTTCACAGCCCTCTCGGGCTCCGGGTAGGCTGGTATCCCCTCCCTCTCAAACGATCTCCTGAACTCCACGGCGTACTGAGAGGTTCCCACATCCATCGCTATTATGGGCTTCCCATATCCCCTCGAGACCTCCGCTATCCTCTTAGGGAGCTGCGAAGTCACGCCCGGAACGTGATGAAGGGCCAGCACTATGACCCCGAAGACGTTCGGATCCTGAAGGATGGATTCCAGCGCGCCCACGAAGGAGTCATCGGTCGCGCTTCCGGTGAGGTCCACGGGATTCGTCAGGGAGGCGATTGGTGGTATCACGCCATCCCTCTGTAGTTCCCTGAGCTTCTCCAGAGTTTTAGGAGAGAACTCCGCCAGCTTCAGTCCGGAGGCCTCCGACTCATCGGCCGCCATCACCCCGACGCCACCCCCGTCCGTCAGTATCGCGATGCTTTCACCCTCGGCCGGCGGTTGCATGGAAAGAGCCTTGGCCACATCGAAGAGCTCCTCCATGTCCCAGACCCTTATGACACCCGCCTGCTTGAAGGCCGCATCGTAAACGGAATCGCTCCCAGCGATCGCGGCTGTATGCGAGCTGGCTGCCTTGGCACCGGAGCTGGTCCTTCCAGCTTTCAGCACAACTATGGGCTTCCTCTTTGTGACCTCCCTGGCGATCTCGAGGAACTCTCTCCCTCTGTCTATTGACTCCGCGTAGATGAGGATGACGCTCGTCTGCGGATCATCCTTGAGGTAGTTGATGACGTCGACCTCATCCACGTCTATCTTATTACCGTAGCTTATGAACTTCGACAGCCCTATGTCCTCGCCGTACATGTAGTCGAGGCAAGCGACGCCGAATGCCCCGGACTGCGTGCTGAGGGCGACGCTACCCGGCTTGGGCCTGGGTGAGGACACGTACATCCTGTCCTGAAACTCCTTCTCCACGGGCAGAAACAGTGTGTCCACGCCCGTTGAGGGGGATACTATCCCAACGCAATTGGGACCCACTATCCTGATACCGTACTTCCTCCTCACCTCACCTAGCCTCCTCTGGAGGAGGATCCCCTCCCCTCCCACCTCAGCGAATCCTCCGCTTATCACAACTACGTTGCGAATCCCCTTCTCACCGCATTCCTCCACAACCTGCGGTGTCTGAGGCGCGGGGGTGACCACAACGGCCAGCTCCGGGGATTCAGGTATCTCTAGGACGCTTCTATAGGTGGGTACGCCGAGGATCATCTCATCCGATCTTGGATTCACGGCGTAGAGGTCTCCCTTGTAAACACCACTCCTCCTATTCTCAACTAGGACCCTCAGGATCTCATAACCTATCTTCCCAGGGGTTCTAGATGCGCCCACAACCGCTATCGAACTCGGTTCGAAGAAGCCCTTCAGCGTCAGGGGCATCACCGAGAATCCGGCTGACCGGAATATTAAGAAGATTCCCACGGGACTCAGCTCACTTCCGGTCATCATAGCAGCGAACTTCAGGCAATCTTAATGGAAAACAATCAGCGCAAGTGGATCCACTTGGGAACCCGCCCAATTTACGAGGAGGCGGCAATGAGGACGCTAAAAAAAGGAAGAACGGAGTCGGGGCGGAGGGGAAAGCTTCCACTCAAGCCTTCCAAACAGTTCTAACAGCGAGATCTATGTCTTCACCGGACACGGTCTTCCTGTTGGCGTGCTTGGCTAGACTAACGGCCTGCCTACCTACTTCAAGGGCGAACTTCTCCATATATCGCTCTAATGTCTCCACAGCAGCATCGCTCACTCTCTCCGCTCCGGCATCTCTTATTATCCTCCCAATGGGAGCGAGGGGTAGATACCTAGCCCTAGGCATAGGAAAAAGGAAGAAGAACTTAAATAAAAATATTTCCCCCACGTTGCCACTACGCGCTCCTGTAAAGTAATCCCCATATTTAACGGTCGAGCATACCATTTACCTTAAAATCAAATAAATTTAATAAACCGGATCTCGGGAAAATAAGAGATTTCATATGTCGCGAGGGGGCAATCAGATTAAATCGCGTTTCCCCGATAAAATGTATGAATATGAGAAGCTCACTGGCCAGCAACGGGGGATGGTTGCTCTGGCGAAGGGCATTGAGGATTTACCCAACGATTTATGGTGATAGAGACGTGCTGATGAATCTAAATCTCATGAGGATGAATCTGACACCAGATTTTCGCGTATCATGCCCAGAGATCTATTAGCTCGTCTTTTCGTGACAGGATCGCTTCGCTTGGCACTAAAAGCGTGAGCATGGGTGTCTGGCATCTGGAGGATCCAGCGATAGCTCCCTTATGCGACCATCCTCCACGATCCTCCCGCCCCCGGTCCTGAGCGATCCTATGAGACTCATCCTGTAGCCGTGGGCATCTAGGATCTCACCTATCTTATCTGTCGGTGAGTCCTTAGGTAGTATCGCTAGGACAGCGCCCCTGCTGGGAACGGATAGGGGATCCAAGCCCATATGATGACTTATTTCGACGAGTTCAGGTGGAAACTCTATTCGATCCCTCCAGATGACGAATCCCATCCCAGACAACTTTGAAAGCAGTGTTAGTGATCCCAGGATGCCGCTCTCTCCGACGCAGATCATCCCGCTCACTTTAGCCACGCTGGGTATCGTTCTCGCCGCATCCAAGCACGTCAGCATCCACCTGCAGCGTTTCCACTTGGAGAGATTATCACCCAGATCTGCTTTCTCAACAAGATCAGGTCTTTTACTGGCAATTAAATAGAG
It contains:
- a CDS encoding CoA-binding protein, producing the protein MTLKGFFEPSSIAVVGASRTPGKIGYEILRVLVENRRSGVYKGDLYAVNPRSDEMILGVPTYRSVLEIPESPELAVVVTPAPQTPQVVEECGEKGIRNVVVISGGFAEVGGEGILLQRRLGEVRRKYGIRIVGPNCVGIVSPSTGVDTLFLPVEKEFQDRMYVSSPRPKPGSVALSTQSGAFGVACLDYMYGEDIGLSKFISYGNKIDVDEVDVINYLKDDPQTSVILIYAESIDRGREFLEIAREVTKRKPIVVLKAGRTSSGAKAASSHTAAIAGSDSVYDAAFKQAGVIRVWDMEELFDVAKALSMQPPAEGESIAILTDGGGVGVMAADESEASGLKLAEFSPKTLEKLRELQRDGVIPPIASLTNPVDLTGSATDDSFVGALESILQDPNVFGVIVLALHHVPGVTSQLPKRIAEVSRGYGKPIIAMDVGTSQYAVEFRRSFEREGIPAYPEPERAVKAMRALVHYGMVRRASRG
- a CDS encoding histone codes for the protein MPRARYLPLAPIGRIIRDAGAERVSDAAVETLERYMEKFALEVGRQAVSLAKHANRKTVSGEDIDLAVRTVWKA